Proteins encoded within one genomic window of Thermodesulfobacteriota bacterium:
- a CDS encoding branched-chain amino acid transaminase, translated as MTGKPYQIWFDGEFVSWEDAQVHVLTHTLHYGVAAFEGIRAYRCTGERSAVFRLPEHVDRLYASAHIAHIDIPFSKEETHNAIIELLNVNYLEEAYIRPIAYIGGGKIGLHPGDNPIHLAIAAYPWGTYLGEGALSKGISAKVSSYTRMGVNSFMTKAKLSGNYINSVLAKLEATSYGSDEAILLDSEGYVAEGSGENIFIVRNGKLKTPPLTSILEGITRDSVIKIARDEGIEVEAERFTRDELYIADEAFFTGTAAEITPIREVDKRTIGKGKPGPITKRLQSRFFDIVEGKDPKFIDWLEFFSAAPPLNIKSESK; from the coding sequence ATGACCGGCAAGCCTTATCAGATATGGTTCGATGGTGAGTTCGTCTCGTGGGAAGACGCGCAGGTACACGTACTGACTCACACACTACACTACGGCGTTGCGGCCTTCGAGGGGATCCGCGCATACAGGTGCACAGGCGAGCGCTCGGCGGTGTTCAGGCTTCCGGAGCACGTGGACAGGCTCTACGCATCGGCGCACATCGCCCATATCGACATCCCCTTTTCGAAGGAAGAAACACACAACGCCATCATCGAGCTCCTGAACGTCAACTATCTCGAAGAGGCGTACATACGTCCGATAGCCTACATCGGCGGGGGCAAGATAGGCCTTCATCCGGGCGACAATCCCATACACCTCGCGATCGCGGCATACCCGTGGGGGACGTATCTAGGCGAAGGCGCGCTTTCGAAGGGCATAAGCGCCAAGGTCTCCTCCTACACCAGAATGGGCGTAAATTCGTTCATGACCAAGGCCAAGCTTAGCGGCAACTACATCAACTCCGTCCTCGCAAAGCTCGAGGCCACATCCTACGGCTCAGACGAAGCCATACTCCTCGACAGCGAGGGCTACGTCGCCGAGGGCTCCGGCGAGAATATATTCATAGTCAGGAACGGCAAGCTCAAGACCCCTCCCCTCACATCCATACTCGAGGGCATAACCAGGGATTCCGTCATCAAGATAGCCCGGGACGAGGGCATCGAGGTCGAGGCCGAGCGCTTCACGCGCGACGAGCTCTACATAGCGGACGAGGCTTTTTTCACCGGAACGGCCGCCGAGATCACCCCCATAAGGGAAGTAGACAAACGCACCATAGGCAAGGGAAAGCCCGGGCCGATAACCAAGCGGCTCCAGTCGAGGTTCTTCGACATCGTGGAAGGAAAGGACCCGAAATTCATCGACTGGCTCGAATTCTTTTCGGCGGCCCCCCCGCTCAACATAAAGAGCGAGTCCAAGTAG
- a CDS encoding IPTL-CTERM sorting domain-containing protein has translation MPVRYLLLLLASIFAISAEAGAQPFAYITNGVDDTVSVIDTGTNTVVATLLVGDLPQGVAITPDAARVYVTNLFSDNVSVISAASNTVVDTVPVGDAPGGVAVTPDGARVYVANADSDDVSVISTASNTVVATVPVGSFPIGVAVTPDGARVYVANQGSNNVSVISTASNTVVAAVPVGSLPIGVAVTPDGARVYVTNLFSDNVSVISTASNTVIDTLPVGNFPIGVAVTPDGARVYVANADTDAVSVISTASNTVVATVPMEELPDGVAVTPDGTRVYVANQGSNNVSVINTASNTVIDTVPVGNGPIAFGIFIGPVPPVPPLPVANIPTLNQWGAIILAALFGVSAAVAMRRRRAAA, from the coding sequence ATGCCGGTCAGATACTTGCTCTTGCTACTCGCGTCTATATTCGCTATCTCGGCGGAAGCCGGCGCACAACCGTTCGCATACATAACGAATGGAGTTGACGACACCGTTTCGGTTATAGATACGGGGACCAACACCGTGGTTGCCACGCTGCTGGTGGGAGACCTTCCCCAGGGCGTCGCGATTACCCCCGACGCCGCCCGCGTCTATGTGACCAATCTCTTTTCGGATAACGTATCCGTCATAAGCGCCGCCTCGAATACGGTCGTCGACACCGTGCCGGTGGGAGACGCTCCCGGGGGCGTCGCGGTTACGCCCGACGGCGCCCGCGTCTACGTGGCCAACGCGGATTCAGACGACGTATCCGTCATAAGCACCGCCTCGAATACCGTCGTCGCCACGGTGCCGGTGGGAAGCTTCCCCATTGGCGTCGCGGTCACGCCCGACGGCGCACGCGTCTACGTGGCTAACCAGGGTTCTAATAACGTATCCGTTATAAGCACCGCCTCGAATACAGTGGTTGCCGCCGTGCCGGTGGGAAGCCTCCCCATTGGCGTCGCGGTCACGCCCGACGGCGCACGCGTCTATGTGACCAATCTCTTTTCGGATAACGTATCCGTCATAAGCACCGCATCGAATACGGTCATCGACACGCTGCCGGTGGGGAACTTTCCCATTGGCGTCGCTGTCACCCCCGACGGCGCCCGCGTCTACGTGGCTAATGCGGATACAGATGCAGTATCCGTCATAAGCACAGCCTCGAATACAGTCGTTGCCACGGTGCCGATGGAGGAACTGCCCGATGGCGTCGCTGTTACGCCCGACGGCACCCGCGTCTACGTGGCTAATCAGGGCTCGAATAACGTATCCGTCATAAACACGGCCTCGAATACAGTCATCGACACCGTGCCGGTGGGGAACGGTCCCATAGCATTCGGCATTTTCATAGGCCCCGTGCCTCCGGTGCCGCCACTACCGGTCGCCAACATACCTACCCTGAACCAGTGGGGGGCAATTATACTCGCGGCCCTTTTCGGCGTCTCGGCCGCAGTCGCGATGAGGAGAAGGCGGGCGGCGGCCTGA